From the genome of Ferrovibrio sp. MS7:
TTCTTGACGGGGCTTTTACAGGGGCGCGACATTATCCGCAAAGCACTGATTTTTCTCATGTTTTTGTGCGGTCTCGGCCCTGCCGAGGCAATGGCGCAGGCTGTTGCCCGGGTGGAGCGGGTGGATCTCAGCCTGAATGCCGGCCTCACCCGCCTGGTGCTGGAGGCCGACCGGCCCCTGAACGCCTTGCTGCTGAACGAGCCGGGCGGCCTCGACCTGACCCTGAAACTGGAACAGGCGGTGTTCGCCGCCGGCCCGGCGCAGCGGCTGGCCGCCGGCGTGGTGGAGCGGCTGGACCTGCCGGCGAGCAACGAGCGTGCCGACCGGCTGCGCTTCAGCCTGCTGGATGGCGCCGTGGTCGACCGCGCCTTTGCCCTGCCGCCCCAGGGCGGCCGGGGCCACCGCCTGGTGATCGACCTGCTGCCGGCCGACCCCGCCGCCTTCGTCGCCGCCTTCGCCCAGCCGGTATTGCTGCCCGCCACCATCGTGCCGGTGGCCCCCGCGCCGGCCTCGCCACAAGCCCCCCCGGGCCGCGACAGCCGCAAGCTGATCGTGCTCGATCCCGGCCATGGCGGCCATGATCCCGGCGCCATCTCGGCCTCCGGGCGCTACGAGAAGGAGCTGACCCTGGCGGTGGCCCA
Proteins encoded in this window:
- a CDS encoding N-acetylmuramoyl-L-alanine amidase family protein, with the protein product MFLCGLGPAEAMAQAVARVERVDLSLNAGLTRLVLEADRPLNALLLNEPGGLDLTLKLEQAVFAAGPAQRLAAGVVERLDLPASNERADRLRFSLLDGAVVDRAFALPPQGGRGHRLVIDLLPADPAAFVAAFAQPVLLPATIVPVAPAPASPQAPPGRDSRKLIVLDPGHGGHDPGAISASGRYEKELTLAVAQALARKLRATGRYRVALTRERDQAVKLMDRVEFARRREADLFLSIHADSLAADRATRGASIYTRAEDATDREAEALALRENRADQLADSSAAGDVDDVVAILMDLASRDTRRLSGRFAGLLAASLAERIPLRRNGMRAANFRVLAAPDIPSVLLELGYLSNPGDEALLFSETGRAQLADAVAEAIDRYFNAASLP